In Paucidesulfovibrio longus DSM 6739, a genomic segment contains:
- the pstA gene encoding phosphate ABC transporter permease PstA, whose amino-acid sequence MQQTAQDIAAILDLAEKRNKKRKVVEAVTFGLFKSAAGVCGLGLAIILGFLLYNGLPAITWEFLSQQPRNSMTEGGILPCIVGTFLLAISSMVVALPLGVASAIYLNEYARPGKLLRVIRIGINNLAGVPSVVFGLFGLGLFVTVMQLGVSIAAGALTLGALTLPVVIGTTEEAMRSVPDTYREASLGLGATKWQTIYRVVLPAALPGILTGSILSLSRAAGETAAIMFTAAVFSTPDMPQSIFDDVMALPYHIYVLATAGTNIEQTRPLQYGTALVLIALVLGMNLVAIFLRARLQRKLSK is encoded by the coding sequence ATGCAGCAAACCGCACAAGACATCGCGGCCATTCTGGATCTGGCCGAAAAGCGCAACAAGAAGCGCAAGGTCGTGGAGGCCGTGACCTTCGGGCTGTTCAAATCCGCGGCCGGAGTCTGCGGACTGGGCCTGGCCATCATCCTCGGCTTCCTGCTCTACAACGGCCTGCCCGCCATCACCTGGGAATTCCTCTCGCAGCAGCCGCGCAACTCCATGACCGAGGGCGGCATCCTGCCCTGCATCGTGGGCACCTTCCTGCTGGCCATCAGTTCCATGGTCGTGGCCCTGCCCCTGGGCGTGGCCTCGGCGATCTATCTCAACGAGTACGCCCGGCCCGGCAAGCTGCTGCGCGTCATCCGCATCGGCATCAACAACCTCGCGGGCGTGCCCTCGGTGGTCTTCGGCCTCTTCGGCCTGGGGCTGTTCGTCACGGTCATGCAGCTCGGCGTGTCCATCGCCGCGGGCGCGCTGACCCTGGGCGCGCTGACCCTGCCCGTGGTCATCGGCACCACCGAGGAGGCCATGCGTTCCGTGCCCGACACCTACCGGGAAGCCTCCCTGGGCCTGGGCGCGACCAAATGGCAGACCATCTACCGCGTGGTCCTGCCCGCGGCCCTGCCCGGCATCCTCACGGGCTCGATTCTCTCGCTCTCCCGCGCGGCGGGCGAAACCGCCGCGATCATGTTCACGGCCGCGGTCTTCTCCACGCCGGACATGCCGCAGAGCATCTTCGACGACGTCATGGCCCTGCCCTACCACATCTACGTGCTGGCCACGGCCGGAACGAACATCGAACAGACCCGGCCCCTGCAGTACGGCACGGCCCTGGTGCTCATCGCCCTGGTCCTGGGCATGAACCTGGTGGCCATCTTCCTGCGGGCCAGGCTGCAAAGAAAGCTTTCGAAGTAG
- a CDS encoding methylated-DNA--[protein]-cysteine S-methyltransferase, translated as MSAKRHRIERTESVEAGKLRLTLVHDADKISGIELSWATGAGPDPDLSPLGSAVQAALERYVRGEEPRWPDLPLDWNSLSPFTARVLRTLAEKVPQGRTASYGELARMADSPNGARATGRALGANPWPLVVPCHRVVAANGALTGFTNPCGLEMKAYLLDLEARASERA; from the coding sequence ATGAGCGCAAAACGTCATCGCATTGAGCGCACCGAATCCGTGGAGGCGGGAAAACTGCGGCTGACCCTGGTCCACGACGCCGACAAGATAAGCGGAATCGAGCTTTCCTGGGCCACGGGCGCCGGTCCGGACCCGGACCTTTCCCCCCTGGGGAGCGCCGTGCAGGCGGCCCTGGAGCGCTACGTGCGCGGCGAGGAACCCCGCTGGCCGGACCTGCCCCTGGACTGGAACAGCCTCTCGCCCTTTACGGCGCGAGTCTTGCGCACGCTGGCGGAGAAGGTGCCGCAGGGACGCACCGCGAGCTACGGCGAGCTGGCGCGCATGGCGGACAGCCCGAACGGCGCGCGGGCCACGGGCCGCGCCCTGGGCGCGAATCCCTGGCCCCTGGTGGTGCCCTGCCACCGCGTGGTCGCGGCCAACGGAGCGCTCACGGGCTTCACGAACCCCTGCGGCCTGGAAATGAAGGCTTATTTGCTGGATTTGGAAGCGCGGGCGAGCGAACGGGCGTAA
- the pstC gene encoding phosphate ABC transporter permease subunit PstC: MRLQRRTRDKLIQGVFFATALTSIIILGLIMVFLFIEGLPIFKHVGISDFLFGLGWYPTDDDPEFGIFPLIIGSLSVTVLSSAIAIPLGVMTALYLAEIASLRVRNIVKPIIELLASLPSVVIGFFGMVVVAPFLQNTFDINTGLNMFNASLMLAFMSVPTITSVSEDAIYAVPLELKEASLALGATHCETIWKVVVPASLSGISTAVILGMSRAIGETMVVLMVAGGAGMIPDSIFDPVRPMPSSIAAEMGEAPLGSDHYHALFAIGIVLFLFTMVFNVIADHIANKYKQVGAATL; this comes from the coding sequence TTGCGGCTCCAGCGCCGCACCCGCGACAAGCTGATCCAGGGCGTGTTCTTCGCCACGGCCCTGACCTCGATCATCATCCTCGGCCTGATCATGGTCTTCCTCTTCATCGAGGGGCTGCCCATCTTCAAGCATGTCGGCATCTCGGACTTTCTTTTCGGGCTGGGCTGGTACCCCACGGACGACGATCCCGAATTCGGCATCTTCCCGCTGATCATCGGCTCGCTCTCCGTCACGGTGCTTTCCTCGGCCATCGCCATTCCGCTCGGCGTCATGACCGCGCTCTACCTCGCGGAAATCGCGTCCCTGCGCGTGCGCAACATCGTCAAGCCCATCATCGAGCTGCTCGCGTCGCTGCCCTCGGTCGTCATCGGCTTCTTCGGCATGGTCGTGGTCGCGCCCTTCCTGCAGAACACCTTCGACATCAACACCGGCCTGAACATGTTCAACGCCTCGCTGATGCTGGCCTTCATGTCCGTGCCGACCATCACCTCCGTGTCCGAGGACGCCATCTACGCCGTGCCCCTGGAGCTCAAGGAAGCCTCCCTGGCCCTGGGCGCGACCCACTGCGAGACGATCTGGAAGGTCGTGGTTCCGGCTTCGCTTTCCGGCATCAGCACGGCGGTCATCCTGGGCATGTCCCGGGCCATCGGCGAAACCATGGTCGTGCTCATGGTCGCGGGCGGAGCGGGCATGATCCCGGACTCCATCTTCGACCCGGTCCGGCCCATGCCGTCCTCCATCGCGGCGGAGATGGGCGAGGCCCCGCTCGGCAGCGACCACTACCACGCGCTCTTCGCCATCGGCATCGTGCTCTTCCTGTTCACCATGGTCTTCAACGTGATCGCGGACCACATCGCCAACAAGTACAAGCAGGTCGGCGCGGCCACGCTCTAG
- a CDS encoding TIGR01212 family radical SAM protein (This family includes YhcC from E. coli K-12, an uncharacterized radical SAM protein.) has product MTQERPYNALSGHLRKRFGERVQKIPLDAGFSCPNRDGTLSRAGCAFCNANGSGSGLLGQGLDLAAQWDHWRARLAKKYKARLFLAYLQSFSNTHGPLERLRTVLAELEALPGRVGLCIGTRPDCLDPEKLDLLAALPGETWLDLGLQSCRDETLRRINRGHDAACFARAAESAARRGIKVCAHLIAGLPGESADDFLAGIDFLNALPVCGIKLHNLYVCEGTPLAAEYRAGRYAPPERDEYVRAVCEALARLRPDIVIHRLTGDAAPGELLAPDWAARKQALLAAVHDRLARLEISQGCRIAG; this is encoded by the coding sequence ATGACCCAGGAACGCCCCTACAACGCCCTCTCCGGCCATCTTCGCAAACGTTTCGGCGAACGCGTGCAAAAGATTCCCCTGGACGCGGGTTTTTCCTGCCCGAACCGCGACGGCACCCTCTCCCGCGCGGGCTGCGCCTTCTGCAACGCCAACGGTTCCGGCTCCGGCCTGCTCGGCCAGGGCCTGGACCTTGCCGCCCAGTGGGACCACTGGCGCGCGCGGCTGGCCAAGAAATACAAGGCCCGGCTCTTTCTGGCCTATCTCCAGTCCTTTTCCAACACCCACGGCCCTCTGGAGCGCTTGCGGACCGTCCTGGCCGAACTGGAGGCCCTGCCCGGCAGGGTCGGCCTCTGCATCGGCACCCGGCCCGACTGCCTGGATCCGGAAAAGCTCGACCTGCTCGCGGCCCTGCCCGGAGAAACCTGGCTCGACCTCGGCCTGCAAAGCTGCCGCGACGAAACCCTGCGACGCATCAACCGGGGGCACGACGCGGCCTGCTTCGCCCGCGCGGCCGAGAGCGCGGCCCGCCGGGGGATCAAGGTCTGCGCCCACCTCATCGCGGGCCTGCCCGGAGAATCGGCCGACGACTTTCTCGCGGGCATCGACTTTCTGAACGCCCTGCCCGTTTGCGGAATAAAACTGCACAATCTCTACGTCTGCGAGGGCACGCCTCTGGCCGCCGAGTACCGGGCCGGGCGATACGCCCCGCCCGAACGCGACGAATACGTGCGCGCGGTCTGCGAGGCCCTGGCGCGCCTGCGGCCCGACATCGTGATCCACCGGCTCACGGGCGACGCCGCTCCCGGCGAACTGCTCGCCCCGGATTGGGCCGCGCGCAAGCAGGCGCTGCTCGCCGCCGTCCACGACCGCCTCGCCCGGCTCGAGATCAGCCAGGGCTGCCGGATCGCAGGCTGA
- a CDS encoding PstS family phosphate ABC transporter substrate-binding protein produces the protein MKKLLMLVAVFAMMVSTAYAGKVEVKGSTTVLPLMQAVTDHFNSNPDLGIQISLSGGGSSNGAKALIDGTTDIGMMSRDIKEKEIEAAKANGRTPVQFVVAYDCIVPVVHPNNPVSEITIPQLLAIYSGKITNWKELGGKDAEIVVISRDTSSGTYDCWKDKIMHSDGGKNKVFPGASLLASNGAVAQAVSKNEQAIGYVGLAYVNSELKALPVDGVHAGVKTAMDGSYPISRGLNLYTAGQPTGDTKTVIDFLMSPTGQEMAAKQGFIPVK, from the coding sequence ATGAAGAAGCTTCTTATGCTCGTCGCCGTGTTCGCCATGATGGTTTCCACGGCCTACGCCGGCAAAGTCGAAGTCAAAGGCTCCACAACCGTGCTGCCCCTGATGCAGGCGGTCACCGACCACTTCAACTCCAATCCCGACCTGGGCATCCAGATCTCCCTTTCCGGCGGCGGCTCCTCCAACGGCGCCAAGGCGCTCATCGACGGCACCACCGACATCGGCATGATGTCCCGCGACATCAAGGAGAAGGAAATCGAGGCCGCCAAGGCCAACGGCCGCACCCCGGTCCAGTTCGTCGTGGCCTACGACTGCATCGTGCCCGTCGTCCACCCGAACAACCCCGTCTCCGAGATCACCATTCCCCAGCTGCTCGCCATCTACTCCGGCAAGATCACCAACTGGAAGGAACTGGGCGGCAAGGACGCCGAGATCGTGGTCATCTCCCGCGACACCTCCTCCGGCACCTACGACTGCTGGAAGGATAAGATCATGCATTCCGACGGCGGCAAGAACAAGGTCTTCCCCGGCGCTTCCCTGCTGGCTTCCAACGGCGCCGTGGCCCAGGCCGTTTCCAAGAACGAGCAGGCCATCGGCTACGTCGGCCTGGCCTACGTCAACTCCGAGCTGAAGGCCCTGCCCGTGGACGGCGTGCACGCCGGCGTCAAGACCGCCATGGACGGCTCCTACCCCATCTCGCGCGGCCTGAACCTCTACACCGCGGGCCAGCCCACCGGCGACACCAAGACCGTCATCGACTTCCTGATGAGCCCCACTGGTCAGGAGATGGCCGCCAAGCAGGGCTTCATCCCGGTCAAGTAA
- a CDS encoding protoporphyrinogen/coproporphyrinogen oxidase — MRVKYLIIGAGPTGLGAAHRLAELGENSFLVLERETHPGGLAASFQDRDGFTWDFGGHVLFSHYPYFDRLTDELLDGEFFEHERESWIRAAGTWVPYPFQNNIRHLPPEARWRCVEGLLPGRRPEPGPDLRPANFGEWIDAVFGAGIASIFMRPYNFKVWATPPERMSYSWIGERVSLVDMESVLKNVVLERDDVGWGPNNTFRFPRRGGTGAIFRALARRVEDRIRYGEAVARIDAEGRTATTAQGLSVSYDKLLNTGPLDLLCARWLDAPDPALVEAAGKLAHNSVHISGVGLDGSREDSRCWMYFPEGDSPFYRVTNFHNYSPENTAKPGSQRALMCETSSSAHKPEDLESLFERALSGLENAEMLAAHEKMRLAARFEMSREYAYPVPTLERDAALAAIQPRLESFGIYSRGRFGGWKYEVGNMDHSVMQGVEWAQRILEDKAETTYTLPS, encoded by the coding sequence ATGCGGGTCAAATATCTCATCATCGGAGCCGGTCCCACGGGACTCGGCGCGGCGCACCGCCTGGCCGAGCTGGGCGAAAACTCCTTCCTCGTGCTGGAGCGCGAAACCCACCCCGGCGGACTGGCGGCCAGCTTCCAGGACCGCGACGGCTTCACCTGGGATTTCGGCGGCCACGTGCTCTTCTCGCACTATCCCTACTTCGACCGGCTCACGGACGAGCTGCTCGACGGAGAATTCTTCGAGCACGAGCGCGAATCCTGGATCCGGGCCGCGGGAACCTGGGTGCCCTATCCCTTCCAGAACAACATCCGCCACCTGCCGCCCGAGGCGCGCTGGCGCTGCGTGGAGGGACTGCTGCCCGGACGCAGGCCGGAGCCGGGACCGGACCTGCGCCCGGCGAACTTCGGGGAGTGGATCGACGCCGTGTTCGGCGCGGGCATCGCCTCGATCTTCATGCGCCCCTATAATTTCAAGGTCTGGGCCACGCCGCCGGAGCGCATGTCCTATTCCTGGATCGGCGAGCGCGTCAGCCTCGTGGACATGGAAAGCGTGCTCAAGAACGTGGTTCTGGAGCGCGACGACGTGGGCTGGGGCCCGAACAACACCTTCCGCTTTCCCCGCCGAGGCGGCACGGGAGCCATCTTCCGCGCCCTGGCCCGGCGCGTGGAAGACCGCATCCGCTACGGCGAGGCCGTGGCCCGCATCGATGCCGAGGGCCGCACCGCGACCACGGCCCAGGGCCTGAGCGTCAGCTACGACAAGCTCCTGAACACCGGCCCGCTGGACCTGCTCTGCGCGCGCTGGCTGGACGCCCCGGACCCGGCCCTGGTCGAGGCGGCCGGAAAGCTCGCGCACAATTCCGTGCACATCTCCGGGGTCGGCCTGGACGGCTCCCGCGAGGATTCCCGCTGCTGGATGTATTTCCCGGAAGGGGACTCGCCCTTCTACCGCGTGACCAACTTCCACAACTATTCGCCCGAAAACACGGCCAAGCCCGGCAGCCAGCGCGCGCTGATGTGCGAGACCTCCTCCTCGGCCCACAAGCCCGAAGACCTGGAATCGCTTTTCGAGCGCGCCCTCTCCGGGCTGGAAAACGCCGAAATGCTCGCCGCGCACGAAAAAATGCGGCTCGCCGCGCGCTTCGAGATGAGCCGGGAATACGCCTACCCCGTGCCCACCCTGGAGCGCGACGCGGCCCTGGCCGCGATCCAGCCCCGGCTGGAATCGTTCGGCATTTATTCGCGGGGGCGCTTCGGCGGCTGGAAATACGAGGTCGGCAACATGGACCATTCCGTGATGCAGGGCGTGGAATGGGCGCAACGAATACTTGAAGACAAGGCCGAAACCACTTACACCCTCCCATCATGA
- the mreC gene encoding rod shape-determining protein MreC → MKPKRLAVIALAGLFVYLALYTWNLRTGHLDALTSATGLEVTGWVLQPGRWIADEASEYWHRYAFLVGVERENERLRGELDRIALENVALREQAVATRRLERLLRFHPPKDWVTEGVRVVAHRMGPAAALETVMIDKGLFSGITEDMPVVTTKGVVGRVLKAGVTVSQVMLLTDVNSAVAVVGQEHRTKGVAFGRGPGKDLAVRYMNINADLQPGELLISSGLAGIYPKGMPVAVITRVERSELSLFLDVTATPLVDAGELEEALVMRPASPEPGGM, encoded by the coding sequence GTGAAGCCCAAACGGCTCGCAGTGATCGCTCTGGCCGGTCTGTTCGTCTATCTGGCCCTCTACACCTGGAACCTGCGCACCGGTCACCTGGACGCGCTGACCTCCGCCACGGGGCTGGAGGTCACGGGCTGGGTGCTGCAACCGGGGCGCTGGATTGCGGACGAGGCTTCCGAGTATTGGCACCGATATGCCTTTCTCGTGGGCGTGGAGCGCGAGAACGAACGCCTGCGCGGCGAGCTGGACCGCATCGCCCTGGAGAACGTGGCCCTGCGCGAGCAGGCCGTGGCCACCCGGAGGCTGGAGCGGCTCCTGCGCTTCCATCCGCCCAAGGACTGGGTCACGGAAGGCGTGCGCGTGGTCGCCCACCGCATGGGTCCGGCGGCCGCCCTCGAAACCGTGATGATCGACAAGGGACTTTTCAGCGGCATCACCGAGGACATGCCCGTGGTCACCACCAAGGGCGTGGTCGGGCGGGTGCTCAAGGCGGGCGTCACCGTCTCCCAGGTCATGCTGCTCACGGACGTGAACAGCGCCGTGGCCGTGGTCGGCCAGGAGCACCGCACCAAGGGCGTGGCCTTCGGCCGCGGTCCGGGCAAGGATCTCGCCGTGCGCTACATGAACATCAACGCCGACCTCCAGCCGGGCGAACTGCTGATTTCTTCCGGACTGGCGGGCATCTATCCCAAGGGAATGCCCGTGGCCGTGATCACCAGGGTGGAGCGTTCCGAGCTGTCGCTGTTCCTGGACGTGACCGCGACCCCGCTCGTGGACGCGGGCGAGCTGGAGGAGGCCCTGGTCATGCGTCCCGCCTCCCCCGAGCCCGGAGGCATGTGA
- a CDS encoding rod shape-determining protein, protein MKIFDKLVGSFSTDLAIDLGTANTLVYVKGKGVLLSEPSVVAVKKDARGGKTVLAVGAEAKKMLGRTPGNIVAIRPMKDGVIADFEVTEAMLRHFISKVHNSRRLVRPRIMICVPTGITQVEKRAVKESAQSAGAREVYLIEEPMAAAIGADLPITEPTSNMVVDIGGGTTEIAVISLSGIVYAKSVRIGGDKMDEAIMQYVKRKYNMLIGESTAEIIKMTVGSAYPVDGPREMEIKGRDLVTGIPQNRSINDEEVREAIAEQVDGIVQGVRIALEQTPPELAADIVDRGIVLTGGGALLNGLDALLQHETQLPITVVDDPLTAVVLGSGRALDNIELYREICTD, encoded by the coding sequence ATGAAGATTTTCGACAAGCTCGTGGGCTCGTTCTCCACTGATCTCGCCATCGACCTGGGAACGGCCAACACGCTGGTATACGTCAAGGGAAAGGGCGTGCTGCTGTCCGAGCCGTCCGTGGTCGCCGTCAAGAAGGACGCGCGCGGAGGAAAGACCGTGCTCGCCGTGGGCGCGGAGGCCAAGAAGATGCTCGGCCGCACCCCCGGAAACATCGTGGCCATCCGGCCCATGAAGGACGGCGTCATCGCCGACTTCGAGGTCACCGAGGCCATGCTCCGGCACTTCATTTCCAAGGTGCACAACTCGCGGCGGCTCGTGCGCCCGCGCATCATGATCTGCGTGCCCACCGGCATCACCCAGGTGGAAAAGCGCGCGGTCAAGGAGTCGGCCCAGTCCGCCGGCGCGCGCGAGGTCTACCTCATCGAGGAGCCCATGGCCGCGGCCATCGGCGCGGACCTGCCCATCACCGAACCGACCTCGAACATGGTCGTGGACATCGGCGGCGGCACCACGGAGATCGCGGTCATCTCCCTTTCCGGCATCGTCTACGCCAAGAGCGTGCGCATCGGCGGCGACAAGATGGACGAAGCCATCATGCAGTACGTCAAGCGCAAGTACAACATGCTCATCGGCGAATCCACGGCGGAGATCATCAAGATGACGGTGGGCTCGGCCTACCCCGTGGACGGCCCGCGCGAGATGGAAATCAAGGGACGCGACCTGGTCACGGGCATTCCGCAGAACCGCAGCATCAACGACGAGGAAGTGCGCGAAGCCATCGCCGAGCAGGTGGACGGCATCGTGCAGGGCGTGCGCATCGCCCTGGAACAGACCCCGCCGGAGCTGGCCGCGGACATCGTGGACCGGGGCATCGTGCTCACGGGCGGCGGCGCGCTGCTCAACGGCCTGGACGCCCTGCTCCAGCACGAGACCCAGCTGCCCATCACCGTGGTGGACGATCCGCTCACCGCCGTTGTCCTGGGCTCCGGCCGCGCGCTGGACAACATCGAACTCTACCGCGAGATCTGCACGGACTAG
- a CDS encoding M24 family metallopeptidase: MTNMNATHERRREALRQRLRDEGLDALLVSHAANRYYLSGFELHDSQCNESAGWLVVAANGRDKLLTDPRYEDAAKRVFPAEDVFIYAGRKFDQVGPFLKGLGIGSFGFEPKAMHLYDYEKLREYVELAPTENLVEDLRVIKDEEEIKRMKAACALNHRVFRALEDSLRPGQTEEEVAWNAERMFREWGASGLSFSTIVGVGPNAALPHAIPGNKALKENELVLIDMGCRLNDYCSDQTRTFWIGENVSERFRSVREMVKTAQQKAIEIIKPGLPLAEAYKAARDFFEEQDVADRFTHGIGHGIGLETHEAPSLSSIASGVLRPGMVVTVEPGLYWPDWGGVRWEFEVLVTEDGCEVL; this comes from the coding sequence ATGACGAACATGAACGCCACCCATGAACGGCGCCGCGAGGCGCTGCGTCAACGGCTCAGGGACGAGGGGCTCGACGCCCTTCTGGTCAGCCACGCGGCCAACCGCTACTACCTCTCCGGATTCGAGCTGCACGACTCCCAGTGCAACGAGTCCGCAGGCTGGCTCGTGGTCGCCGCCAACGGCCGAGACAAGCTGCTCACCGATCCCCGCTACGAAGACGCGGCCAAGCGCGTTTTTCCGGCGGAGGACGTGTTCATCTACGCAGGCCGCAAATTCGACCAGGTCGGTCCCTTCCTCAAGGGGCTCGGCATAGGCTCCTTCGGCTTCGAGCCGAAGGCCATGCACCTCTACGACTACGAAAAGCTGCGCGAATACGTGGAGCTTGCGCCCACGGAAAACCTCGTGGAAGACCTGCGGGTCATCAAGGACGAGGAGGAAATCAAGCGCATGAAGGCCGCCTGCGCCCTGAACCACCGCGTTTTCCGCGCGCTGGAGGATTCGCTGCGGCCCGGACAGACCGAAGAGGAGGTCGCCTGGAACGCGGAGCGCATGTTCCGCGAATGGGGCGCCAGCGGGCTGTCCTTCTCCACCATCGTGGGCGTCGGCCCCAACGCGGCCCTGCCCCACGCCATTCCCGGAAACAAGGCGCTCAAGGAAAACGAGCTGGTGCTCATCGACATGGGCTGCCGCCTGAACGACTACTGCTCGGACCAGACCCGGACCTTCTGGATCGGCGAGAACGTTTCCGAGCGCTTCCGCTCCGTGCGCGAAATGGTCAAGACCGCGCAGCAGAAGGCCATCGAGATCATCAAGCCCGGACTGCCCCTGGCCGAAGCCTACAAGGCCGCACGCGACTTCTTCGAGGAACAGGACGTGGCCGACCGCTTCACCCACGGCATCGGCCACGGCATCGGCCTGGAAACCCACGAGGCCCCCAGCCTCTCCTCCATCGCCTCCGGCGTGCTCCGGCCCGGCATGGTCGTCACCGTGGAACCCGGACTCTACTGGCCCGACTGGGGCGGCGTGCGCTGGGAGTTCGAGGTGCTCGTCACCGAGGACGGCTGCGAAGTGCTTTAA
- a CDS encoding bacteriohemerythrin yields the protein MPIIEWTEDMSVGVETLDEQHKDLVRLIDAAYRAVMDEGGEEDRNVAASLVRDMKSYAMDHFALEEDHMRSLGYASFAEHAFMHKEFLRRVAELERPSMGQDKKVDVFLFLADWLRTHILREDLDFGDYARSLARASKSSK from the coding sequence TTGCCGATCATAGAATGGACCGAAGACATGAGCGTCGGGGTGGAAACCCTCGACGAGCAGCACAAGGATCTCGTGCGCCTCATCGACGCCGCCTACCGGGCGGTGATGGACGAGGGCGGCGAAGAGGACCGGAATGTCGCCGCATCCCTGGTCCGGGACATGAAATCCTACGCCATGGACCACTTCGCCCTGGAGGAGGACCATATGCGCAGCCTGGGCTATGCGTCCTTTGCGGAGCACGCCTTCATGCACAAGGAGTTCCTCCGGCGCGTGGCCGAGCTGGAGCGGCCCTCGATGGGCCAGGACAAGAAAGTGGACGTGTTCCTCTTTCTGGCGGACTGGCTGCGCACCCACATCCTGCGCGAGGATCTCGACTTCGGCGATTACGCCCGTTCGCTCGCCCGCGCTTCCAAATCCAGCAAATAA